One stretch of Theropithecus gelada isolate Dixy chromosome 12, Tgel_1.0, whole genome shotgun sequence DNA includes these proteins:
- the LOC112636242 gene encoding thiamine transporter 2-like isoform X2 yields the protein MKTTKDRCRVRSNSMSPLGSASAATMDQLIDPPSKEQLSCVVFALWSPAFSSNLSDPGVKITNEIFPVWTYSYLVLLLPVFVLTDYVRYKPVIILQGISFIITWLLLLFGQGVKTMQVVEFFYGMVTATEVAYYAYIYSVVSPEHYQRVSGYCRSVTLVAYTAGSVLAQLLVSLANLSYFYLNVISLASVSIAFLFSLFLPMPKKSMFFHAKPSREIKKSSSVNPVLEETHEGEAPDCEKQKPTSEIPSTSGKLNKGQLNSLKPRNVTVEVFVQWFQDLKECYSSKRLFYWSLWWAFATAGFNQILNYVQILWDYKAPSQDSSIYNGAVEATATFGGAVAAFAVGYVKVNWDLLGELALAVFSVVNAGSLFLMHYTANIWVCYAGYLIFKSSYMLLITIAVFQIAVNLSVERYALVFGINTFIALVIQTIITVIVVDQRGLNLPVSIQFLVYGSYFAVIAGIFLMRSMYIIYSTKSQKDVQSPAPSEDPDMSHPEEESNVIMSTKL from the exons ATGAAGACAACAAAGGACAGATGCAGGGTCAGAAGCAACTCAATGAGTCCACTGGGGTCTGCTTCTGCAGCCACTATGGACCAGTTAATAGACCCTCCCTCCAAGGAGCAGCTCAGTTGTGTGGTCTTTGCTCTGTGGTCTCCTGCTTTCTCCAGCAACCTCAGTGATCCAGGTGTCAAG ATAACAAATGAGATATTCCCTGTTTGGACATACTCCTacctggtgctgctgctgcctgTGTTTGTCCTCACCGATTACGTCCGCTACAAGCCAGTCATCATCTTGCAAGGTATCAGTTTCATCATTACCTGGCTGCTGCTCTTGTTTGGCCAAGGAGTGAAGACCATGCAGGTTGTAGAGTTCTTCTACGGGATGGTGACCGCCACCGAGGTGGCCTACTACGCCTACATATACAGCGTGGTCAGCCCCGAGCACTACCAGAGAGTGAGTGGCTACTGCAGGAGCGTCACGCTGGTCGCCTACACAGCAGGGTCCGTGCTGGCCCAACTCTTGGTATCCCTGGCGAACCTGTCATACTTTTACCTCAACGTCATATCCTTGGCCTCTGTCTCCATAGCCTTCCTTTTCTCACTTTTCCTACCAATGCCCAAGAAAAGCATGTTTTTTCATGCAAAACCCAGcagagaaataaagaagtcaTCGAGTGTGAATCCAGTATTAGAGGAAACTCACGAAGGTGAAGCGCCAGACTGTGAAAAGCAGAAACCCACATCAGAAATACCCAGCACTTCAGGGAAGCTGAATAAGGGCCAGCTGAACAGCCTGAAACCCAGGAATGTGACTGTGGAAGTTTTTGTGCAGTGGTTCCAAGATCTGAAGGAGTGCTACTCCTCAAAACGTCTTTTCTACTGGTCTCTCTGGTGGGCTTTTGCCACAGCAGGTTTTAACCAGATTTTGAACTATGTTCAAATCCTGTGGGATTACAAGGCACCTTCCCAAGATTCTTCCATCTATAATGGGGCTGTAGAAGCTACCGCAACCTTTGGAG gggctgtggctgcttttgcagtGGGTTATGTGAAAGTCAACTGGGACCTTCTGGGAGAGCTGGCTCTGGCGGTCTTCTCAGTTGTCAATGCAGGTTCTCTATTTCTCATGCATTACACAGCCAACATCTGGGTGTGCTATGCTGGCTATTTGATATTCAAGTCCAGCTATATGCTTCTTATAACCATAGCAGT ATTTCAGATTGCAGTTAATCTGAGTGTGGAACGCTATGCCCTGGTATTTGGAATCAACACCTTTATTGCCTTGGTGATTCAGACCATCATAACTGTGATTGTAGTAGATCAGAGAGGGCTCAACTTGCCAGTCAGCATTCAG tttttagtTTATGGGAGCTATTTTGCAGTAATTGCTGGAATTTTCCTAATGAGAAGCATGTATATTATCTACTCAACCAAATCCCAGAAGGATGTACAGAGCCCTGCTCCAAGCGAGGATCCAGATATGTCTCACCCAGAGGAAGAGAGTAATGTCATCATGTCAACAAAACTCTAA
- the LOC112636242 gene encoding thiamine transporter 2-like isoform X1 gives MSGRPASERFGEQTPPSVTMDCYRTSPSNSWIYPTVILCIFGFFSMMRPSEPFLIPYLSEPDKNLSSAEITNEIFPVWTYSYLVLLLPVFVLTDYVRYKPVIILQGISFIITWLLLLFGQGVKTMQVVEFFYGMVTATEVAYYAYIYSVVSPEHYQRVSGYCRSVTLVAYTAGSVLAQLLVSLANLSYFYLNVISLASVSIAFLFSLFLPMPKKSMFFHAKPSREIKKSSSVNPVLEETHEGEAPDCEKQKPTSEIPSTSGKLNKGQLNSLKPRNVTVEVFVQWFQDLKECYSSKRLFYWSLWWAFATAGFNQILNYVQILWDYKAPSQDSSIYNGAVEATATFGGAVAAFAVGYVKVNWDLLGELALAVFSVVNAGSLFLMHYTANIWVCYAGYLIFKSSYMLLITIAVFQIAVNLSVERYALVFGINTFIALVIQTIITVIVVDQRGLNLPVSIQFLVYGSYFAVIAGIFLMRSMYIIYSTKSQKDVQSPAPSEDPDMSHPEEESNVIMSTKL, from the exons CCATGGATTGTTACAGAACTTCACCAAGCAATTCCTGGATTTACCCCACTGTGATCCTCTGCATATTTGGTTTTTTCTCCATGATGAGACCCTCAGAACCATTCCTTATCCCATATTTATCTGAACCAGATAAAAACCTGTCCAGTGCAGAG ATAACAAATGAGATATTCCCTGTTTGGACATACTCCTacctggtgctgctgctgcctgTGTTTGTCCTCACCGATTACGTCCGCTACAAGCCAGTCATCATCTTGCAAGGTATCAGTTTCATCATTACCTGGCTGCTGCTCTTGTTTGGCCAAGGAGTGAAGACCATGCAGGTTGTAGAGTTCTTCTACGGGATGGTGACCGCCACCGAGGTGGCCTACTACGCCTACATATACAGCGTGGTCAGCCCCGAGCACTACCAGAGAGTGAGTGGCTACTGCAGGAGCGTCACGCTGGTCGCCTACACAGCAGGGTCCGTGCTGGCCCAACTCTTGGTATCCCTGGCGAACCTGTCATACTTTTACCTCAACGTCATATCCTTGGCCTCTGTCTCCATAGCCTTCCTTTTCTCACTTTTCCTACCAATGCCCAAGAAAAGCATGTTTTTTCATGCAAAACCCAGcagagaaataaagaagtcaTCGAGTGTGAATCCAGTATTAGAGGAAACTCACGAAGGTGAAGCGCCAGACTGTGAAAAGCAGAAACCCACATCAGAAATACCCAGCACTTCAGGGAAGCTGAATAAGGGCCAGCTGAACAGCCTGAAACCCAGGAATGTGACTGTGGAAGTTTTTGTGCAGTGGTTCCAAGATCTGAAGGAGTGCTACTCCTCAAAACGTCTTTTCTACTGGTCTCTCTGGTGGGCTTTTGCCACAGCAGGTTTTAACCAGATTTTGAACTATGTTCAAATCCTGTGGGATTACAAGGCACCTTCCCAAGATTCTTCCATCTATAATGGGGCTGTAGAAGCTACCGCAACCTTTGGAG gggctgtggctgcttttgcagtGGGTTATGTGAAAGTCAACTGGGACCTTCTGGGAGAGCTGGCTCTGGCGGTCTTCTCAGTTGTCAATGCAGGTTCTCTATTTCTCATGCATTACACAGCCAACATCTGGGTGTGCTATGCTGGCTATTTGATATTCAAGTCCAGCTATATGCTTCTTATAACCATAGCAGT ATTTCAGATTGCAGTTAATCTGAGTGTGGAACGCTATGCCCTGGTATTTGGAATCAACACCTTTATTGCCTTGGTGATTCAGACCATCATAACTGTGATTGTAGTAGATCAGAGAGGGCTCAACTTGCCAGTCAGCATTCAG tttttagtTTATGGGAGCTATTTTGCAGTAATTGCTGGAATTTTCCTAATGAGAAGCATGTATATTATCTACTCAACCAAATCCCAGAAGGATGTACAGAGCCCTGCTCCAAGCGAGGATCCAGATATGTCTCACCCAGAGGAAGAGAGTAATGTCATCATGTCAACAAAACTCTAA